In Kitasatospora sp. NBC_00240, the following are encoded in one genomic region:
- a CDS encoding inositol-3-phosphate synthase encodes MGSVRVAIVGVGNCAASLVQGVEYYKDADPAGKVPGLMHVQFGDYHVRDVEFVAAFDVDAKKVGFDLADAIGASENNTIKICDVPPTGVTVQRGHTLDGLGKYYLETIEQSDEEPVDVVQVLKDRQVDVLVCYLPVGSEKAAKFYAQCAIDAKVGFVNALPVFIAGTKEWADKFTEAGVPIVGDDIKSQVGATITHRVMAKLFEDRGVLLERTMQLNVGGNMDFKNMLERERLESKKISKTQAVTSQVRDRDLGAKNVHIGPSDYVAWLDDRKWAYVRLEGRAFGDVPLNLEYKLEVWDSPNSAGVIIDAVRAAKIAKDRGIGGPILSASSYFMKSPPVQYFDDEARDNVEKFIRGEVER; translated from the coding sequence ATGGGTTCGGTTCGCGTAGCCATCGTGGGCGTCGGCAACTGCGCCGCGTCGCTGGTGCAGGGTGTCGAGTACTACAAGGACGCCGACCCGGCCGGCAAGGTCCCCGGGCTGATGCACGTGCAGTTCGGCGACTACCACGTCCGTGACGTCGAGTTCGTCGCCGCGTTCGACGTCGACGCCAAGAAGGTCGGCTTCGACCTGGCCGACGCCATCGGCGCCAGCGAGAACAACACCATCAAGATCTGCGACGTGCCGCCGACCGGCGTCACCGTGCAGCGTGGTCACACCCTCGACGGCCTGGGCAAGTACTACCTGGAGACCATCGAGCAGTCCGACGAGGAGCCGGTCGACGTCGTCCAGGTCCTCAAGGACCGCCAGGTCGACGTTCTCGTCTGCTACCTGCCGGTGGGCTCCGAGAAGGCCGCCAAGTTCTACGCCCAGTGCGCCATCGACGCCAAGGTCGGCTTCGTGAACGCCCTCCCGGTGTTCATCGCGGGCACCAAGGAGTGGGCGGACAAGTTCACCGAGGCCGGCGTGCCGATCGTCGGCGACGACATCAAGTCGCAGGTCGGTGCCACCATCACGCACCGCGTGATGGCGAAGCTCTTCGAGGACCGCGGTGTCCTGCTGGAGCGCACCATGCAGCTGAACGTCGGCGGCAACATGGACTTCAAGAACATGCTGGAGCGCGAGCGCCTGGAGTCGAAGAAGATCTCCAAGACGCAGGCCGTCACCTCGCAGGTCCGTGACCGTGACCTGGGCGCCAAGAACGTCCACATCGGCCCGTCCGACTACGTCGCGTGGCTCGACGACCGCAAGTGGGCGTACGTCCGCCTCGAGGGTCGCGCCTTCGGCGACGTCCCGCTGAACCTCGAGTACAAGCTCGAGGTCTGGGACTCCCCGAACTCGGCCGGTGTCATCATCGACGCCGTCCGCGCCGCGAAGATCGCCAAGGACCGCGGCATCGGCGGCCCGATCCTGTCGGCGTCCTCGTACTTCATGAAGTCCCCGCCGGTTCAGTACTTCGACGACGAGGCTCGCGACAACGTGGAGAAGTTCATCCGCGGTGAGGTCGAGCGCTGA